The following proteins are co-located in the Rattus norvegicus strain BN/NHsdMcwi chromosome X, GRCr8, whole genome shotgun sequence genome:
- the Magea4 gene encoding MAGE family member A4 isoform X1, whose product MDNPHNILHCNLQGSAQGQRELDNAQAPMVIDEEEVTLASRKVCGSGIPSLPQSPQRASSPSVALASIPEGPSEEASTNQVEDLEDPLRMFYNALNIKVYDLVDFLLFKYQMKAFTTKAEMLESIGREYDQYFSLIFSEASECMKLVFGIDMIEVDPFVHSYILVIALGITYDGMLTDVQGMPKTGLLIVVLGVIFMQGNCVSEDIIWEMLNNIGLYGGRDAYIHQDPRKLISEEFVQEGYLEYRQVPNSDPHSYQFLWGPRAFVETTKMNVLKFFASITKTDPRAFTEKYAEALRDEIERAQAWIAQEIAL is encoded by the coding sequence ATGGATAATCCCCATAACATCCTTCACTGCAACCTTCAAGGCAGTGCTCAGGGCCAAAGGGAATTAGACAATGCTCAGGCTCCAATGGTTATAGATGAGGAGGAAGTCACTCTCGCCTCAAGGAAGGTGTGTGGTAGCGGAATACCAAGTCTTCCCCAGAGTCCTCAGAgagcttcctctccctctgtggCACTGGCCTCCATTCCTGAAGGCCCATCTGAGGAAGCTTCCACCAACCAAGTAGAAGACCTGGAAGACCCATTGCGTATGTTTTACAATGCACTGAACATAAAGGTATATGACTTGGTGGACTTTCTGCTTTTCAAATACCAAATGAAGGCATTCACTACCAAAGCAGAAATGCTGGAAAGCATTGGTAGAGAGTATGATCAGTACTTCTCTCTGATTTTTAGTGAGGCCTCTGAGTGCATGAAGTTGGTCTTTGGCATTGACATGATAGAAGTGGACCCATTTGTCCACTCCTATATCCTTGTCATTGCCCTGGGGATCACCTATGATGGGATGCTGACTGATGTTCAGGGCATGCCCAAGACAGGTCTCCTAATAGTTGTACTGGGTGTCATTTTCATGCAGGGAAACTGTGTCAGTGAAGACATTATCTGGGAAATGCTAAATAACATAGGGTTGTATGGTGGAAGGGATGCTTACATACATCAAGACCCCAGGAAGCTCATCTCTGAGGAGTTTGTCCAGGAAGGGTACCTGGAATACAGGCAGGTGCCTAATAGTGATCCTCATAGCTATCAGTTCCTGTGGGGACCAAGGGCCTTTGTTGAAACCACCAAAATGAATGTCTTGAAGTTTTTTGCTAGCATTACTAAGACCGATCCCAGAGCGTTCACTGAAAAATATGCAGAGGCTCTGAGAGATGAGATAGAGAGGGCCCAAGCCTGGATTGCCCAGGAGATAGCTCTGTAG